Proteins from a genomic interval of Rosa chinensis cultivar Old Blush chromosome 2, RchiOBHm-V2, whole genome shotgun sequence:
- the LOC112185767 gene encoding LOW QUALITY PROTEIN: asparagine synthetase [glutamine-hydrolyzing] 2 (The sequence of the model RefSeq protein was modified relative to this genomic sequence to represent the inferred CDS: inserted 4 bases in 2 codons), whose amino-acid sequence MGIVTLLISEDKTVIVTYEEHEEEFVDMLDGIFLVLLDTRDNTFIAARDAIGITPLYMGWGLDGGLRRWYNPQWFLEKIPSTPYDPIVLLQAFENPVLKRLMTDVPFSVLLSGGLDSSLVAAVACRYLAKSEAARQWGSQLHTFCVGLEGYPDLKAAREVADYLGTHHHEFHFTVQEGIDALEEVIYHIETYDVTTVRASTPMFLMSRKIKSLGVKMVLSGEGSDEIFGGYLNFHKAPNKEEFHQETCQRIKGLHLYDCLRASKSTSAWGVEARAPFLDKEYIDXAMDIDPEWKMIRPDLGRIEKWVLHKAFDDDQKPYLPKHILYRQKEQXGVGYSWIDGLKDHANKQVTDSMLMNASFVYPENTPTTKEGYYYRTIFENIFQRMLRDRQFMVVQVWQAAQQKLWSGMQNGPRTPIHLVVLHLVGIHAAAYEESKDVKTGSLVGDSPQKLVKGVAEKVAAVV is encoded by the exons ATGGGGATCGTTACCTTGCTCATCAGCGAGGACAAGACCGTCATTGTCACG TACGAGGAACATGAGGAAGAATTTGTTGACATGCTGGACGGGATATTCCTTGTCCTCCTTGATACGAGAGACAACACTTTCATTGCGGCTCGAGATGCTATTGGCATAACCCCACTGTACATGGGTTGGGGTCTTGATG GAGGGCTGAGAAGGTGGTACAATCCACAATGGTTTTTGGAGAAGATACCATCGACTCCTTATGATCCCATTGTTTTACTCCAGGCTTTTGAGAAC CCTGTGTTAAAGAGACTTATGACAGATGTACCATTCAGTGTTCTTTTGTCTGGAGGATTGGACTCATCACTCGTTGCTGCTGTGGCTTGTCGCTACTTGGCTAAATCAGAAGCTGCACGTCAGTGGGGGTCACAATTACATACCTTTTGTGTTGGCTTGGAG GGTTATCCAGATTTGAAAGCAGCAAGAGAAGTTGCAGATTATCTTGGGACTCATCATCACGAGTTTCACTTTACTGTTCAG GAAGGCATAGATGCACTTGAAGAAGTTATCTACCATATTGAGACATATGATGTGACCACTGTCAGAGCCAGCACTCCAATGTTTCTTATGTCTCGTAAAATTAAATCTCTGGGAGTAAAAATGGTCCTTTCTGGTGAAGGTTCGGATGAAATCTTTGGTGGCTACTTGAATTTCCACAAGGCCCCAAACAAGGAGGAGTTTCACCAAGAAACATGCCAGAGG ATTAAAGGTCTTCATCTGTATGACTGTCTGAGGGCCAGCAAATCAACATCAGCTTGGGGTGTTGAGGCTCGTGCACCGTTTCTTGACAAAGAATATATCGA TGCTATGGACATTGATCCAGAATGGAAAATG ATCAGGCCTGATCTTGGAAGAATTGAGAAGTGGGTCTTACACAAAGCCTTTGATGATGATCAGAAGCCATATTTGCCAAAG CACATCTTGTACAGGCAGAAGGAGCA TGGTGTCGGTTACAGCTGGATTGACGGGTTGAAAGATCATGCAAACAAACAA GTAACAGATTCAATGCTGATGAACGCAAGCTTTGTCTACCCTGAAAACACTCCAACTACAAAAGAAGGATACTACTATAGGACTATCTTTGAGAATATTTTCCAAAG AATGCTGCGAGATCGACAGTTCATGGTGGTCCAAGTGTGGCAAGCAGCACAGCAAAAGCTGTGGAGTGGGATGCAGAATGGTCCAAGAACCCCGATTCATCTGGTCGTGCTGCACTTGGTTGGTATACATGCAGCTGCGTATGAGGAATCCAAAGATGTAAAGACTGGAAGTCTTGTGGGTGACTCTCCACAGAAACTTGTAAAAGGGGTTGCAGAGAAAGTGGCTGCAGTAGTTTGA
- the LOC112184004 gene encoding probable LRR receptor-like serine/threonine-protein kinase At3g47570 produces MAAQTNLNITTDRSALLALKAHSNQNMIFTNWSTTTPVCNWVGVICGARLHRVIELNVSYSGLAGTIPPELGNLSFLVDLDIQNNSFQGTLPHELARLHRLKFINLGYNKFMGVIPSWFGSLSKLQGFRLFGNQFSGSIPAIIFNLSTLQEIDLSYNQLSGRIPREIRNLTMLKAICLDNNNFKEIPSEIGTLNQLEKLFVKENALKGPIPMSVFNMSSLTTVNFYRNKLSGRIPDNICQHLPNIQELNLGINQFDGPLPSKFWQCKQLLTLGLGDNRFSGSIPKDIGNLTRIKLISLVINSLTGPIPYEIGYLPNLEELVLGQNNLNGQIPSSIFNISTIKVLYLSFNQLSSSLPADIGLALPKLEVFAAGGNRLSGVIPKSIFNASELRFLDLGENSFSGYIPTPLCLLTNLKWLGLFINNLTIDTSTPEVNIFSCLPNLRNLSYLDFGSNPLNAKLSISFSNFSTSLQKLHLANCSLRGDIPSDIGNLSSLILLSLGDNQLSGPIPSSMGRLHNLQGLLMIDNTLQGYIPDELCQLEKLSELYLGGNQLSGSVPSCLGNLTASLRKLSFESNLLNSTIPSSLWGLVDILELDLSSNSLIGPLSGSVGNLKVAIYINVSYNQLSGSVPSSIGSLVSLVNLSLAHNNLEGPIPSSFADCVSLEGLDLSRNSFTGVIPKSLEALSHLKYLNLSFNRLQGEIPSSGPFKNFSAESFVSNHGLCGGSQFQVPPCKRKTSISIFKYVIPGILSAMLLAASIFWMLMLRRKKNATAAAHTILTPQVFWRRVSYLELLHATDGFNESNLLGTGGFGSVYKGTLSDGIDVAIKVFNLELERAFTSFEVECEVLSNVRHRNLVKVISSCSQIDFKGLVLNYMPNGSLEKWLYSQNSSLHIMQRLDIMIDVATALEYLHHGYEVPIVHCDLKPSNILLDDDMVAHVADFGIAKLLGGGDSMTQTMTLATIGYIAPEYGMEGIVTIRGDVYSFGIVVMETFTRRKPTDEIFIGDMRFNQWVASFLDADAIAEVVDATLLGTEEDHEFVSKRECLSSIMRLAVACSAESPEERINMQEAVAMLKTIKIKFSKHAAAGED; encoded by the exons ATGGCGGCACAAACCAACCTTAACATCACCACAGACCGGTCTGCTCTTCTTGCTCTCAAAGCCCATAGCAATCAAAACATGATCTTTACCAATTGGTCAACCACCACCCCTGTTTGCAACTGGGTTGGCGTCATTTGTGGTGCACGCCTTCATCGAGTCATAGAGTTGAACGTCTCTTACTCTGGTCTCGCGGGCACCATTCCTCCTGAGCTAGGCAACTTATCATTCCTTGTTGATCTGGACATCCAAAATAACAGTTTCCAGGGTACCTTGCCTCACGAGTTGGCTCGCCTGCACCGGTTGAAGTTCATTAACTTGGGATACAACAAGTTTATGGGAGTGATACCATCATGGTTTGGGTCCTTGTCCAAACTTCAAGGTTTTAGGTTGTTTGGTAATCAATTTTCAGGTTCGATACCAGCTATCATCTTCAACTTATCTACGTTGCAAGAAATTGATCTGAGTTATAACCAACTCTCAG GTAGAATCCCCAGAGAAATCAGGAACCTAACAATGTTGAAGGCAATCTGCCTTGATAATAATAATTTTAAAG aaattccaAGTGAGATCGGCACTTTGAATCAGCTTGAAAAGTTGTTTGTGAAAGAAAATGCCTTAAAAGGGCCTATTCCTATGAGTGTCTTCAATATGTCATCTTTGACTACTGTAAATTTCTATAGAAACAAGTTGAGTGGTAGAATTCCTGACAATATATGTCAACATCTTCCAAATATCCAAGAGTTGAACTTGGGTATCAATCAATTTGATGGTCCACTTCCATCCAAGTTTTGGCAATGCAAACAACTTCTTACTTTGGGGTTGGGGGATAACAGATTTAGTGGAAGCATACCCAAAGATATTGGGAACTTAACTCGGATAAAGTTGATTAGCCTTGTCATCAACAGCTTGACAG GTCCTATACCATATGAGATTGGTTATCTTCCAAATTTAGAGGAATTGGTGCTCGGTCAAAATAATCTAAATGGCCAGATCCCATCCTCAATCTTCAATATCTCCACAATAAAAGTATTATATCTCAGCTTCAATCAGCTTTCAAGTAGCCTCCCAGCAGACATAGGTCTTGCGCTTCCAAAACTAGAAGTGTTTGCAGCAGGAGGGAATCGCCTCAGTGGAGTAATCCCCAAATCCATCTTCAATGCTTCTGAGCTTCGGTTTCTAGACCTGGGTGAGAACTCTTTTTCTGGATATATTCCAACCCCTCTGTGCCTCTTGACAAACCTTAAATGGCTCGGATTATTCATCAATAATTTGACCATTGATACCTCTACTCCAGAAgttaatattttttcttgtcTGCCAAATCTTAGAAATTTGAGCTATTTAGACTTTGGAAGCAATCCACTAAATGCGAAGCTTTCGATTTCCTTCAGTAATTTCTCTACATCACTTCAAAAACTTCATTTAGCAAACTGCAGCTTGAGAGGTGACATCCCCAGTGATATTGGGAATTTGAGTAGCTTGATACTTTTAAGCCTGGGAGATAATCAATTGAGCGGGCCAATTCCAAGCTCAATGGGAAGACTGCATAATCTTCAAGGTTTGCTTATGATTGATAACACATTGCAAGGATACATTCCAGATGAGCTTTGTCAACTAGAAAAGTTAAGTGAATTGTATTTGGGTGGGAATCAACTCTCTGGTTCTGTACCTTCCTGCTTGGGTAATCTAACAGCATCTCTAAGAAAACTATCCTTCGAATCCAATTTGTTGAATTCCACAATCCCATCTTCCTTgtggggacttgtagatatcTTGGAACTAGACTTGTCATCCAATTCTCTAATTGGACCTCTATCAGGTTCTGTTGGTAATTTGAAAGTTGCTATATACATAAATGTATCATACAACCAATTATCTGGGAGTGTACCAAGTAGCATTGGGAGTTTAGTGAGTTTGGTCAATCTCTCCTTAGCACATAACAATCTAGAAGGCCCTATTCCTAGTTCCTTTGCAGATTGTGTAAGCTTAGAAGGATTGGATTTATCTCGAAATAGTTTCACTGGAGTgattccaaagtctctagaAGCACTCTCACATCTCAAGTACCTGAATTTGTCTTTCAACAGACTCCAAGGAGAAATTCCAAGCAGCGGTCCTTTCAAAAACTTCTCTGCTGAATCATTTGTTTCAAACCATGGACTCTGTGGTGGATCCCAATTTCAAGTTCCACCATGCAAAAGAAAAACTAGTATATCTATCTTCAAGTATGTTATTCCGGGGATCTTGTCAGCAATGCTTCTAGCGGCCTCCATATTTTGGATGTTGATGTTACGCAGAAAAAAGAATGCAACAGCTGCAGCACATACTATCTTGACACCTCAAGTTTTCTGGAGAAGAGTTTCATACCTAGAGCTCCTACATGCAACAGATGGATTCAATGAAAGCAACTTACTTGGTACTGGGGGTTTTGGCTCAGTATATAAAGGAACATTGTCAGATGGGATAGACGTTGCGATAAAGGTTTTCAATTTGGAGTTAGAAAGGGCATTTACAAGTTTTGAGGTTGAATGTGAAGTGCTAAGTAATGTTCGTCACAGAAATCTTGTCAAAGTCATCAGTTCCTGCAGTCAAATTGATTTCAAAGGTCTTGTATTGAATTACATGCCTAATGGGAGCCTTGAGAAGTGGTTGTATTCTCAGAATTCTTCTTTGCACATAATGCAGAGGTTGGATATAATGATAGATGTTGCAACGGCATTAGAGTACCTTCATCATGGTTATGAAGTACCTATTGTCCATTGTGATTTGAAGCCAAGCAACATCCTACTAGATGATGATATGGTTGCACATGTTGCTGATTTTGGTATTGCAAAACTCTTGGGTGGAGGAGATTCTATGACTCAAACCATGACTCTAGCCACAATTGGGTATATTGCTCCAG agTATGGAATGGAAGGAATAGTGACCATAAGAGGGGATGTGTATAGTTTTGGTATTGTAGTGATGGAAACATTCACAAGAAGGAAGCCAACCGATGAGATCTTCATTGGGGACATGAGATTTAATCAATGGGTTGCAAGTTTTCTAGATGCGGATGCTATAGCTGAAGTTGTGGATGCTACTTTACTTGGAACCGAGGAGGATCATGAATTCGTGAGCAAGAGGGAGTGCTTATCATCCATTATGAGATTAGCTGTTGCTTGTTCAGCAGAATCACCGGAAGAGAGGATAAACATGCAAGAGGCTGTAGCCATGCTTAAAACAATCAAGATCAAGTTTTCAAAGCACGCTGCAGCAGGAG AAGACTGA
- the LOC112184005 gene encoding asparagine synthetase [glutamine-hydrolyzing] 2-like, whose translation MKFTLSDDCERFVSFPPGHLYSSKQGGLRRWYNPQWFLEKIPSTPYDPFVLHEAFEKAVLKRLMTDVPFGVLLSGALDSSLVAAVACRYLAKSEAARQWRSQLHTFCVGLEGSPDLKAAREVADYLGTHHHEFHFTVQEGIDALEEVIYHVETYDVTTVRASTPMFLMSHKIKSLGVKMVLSGEGSDEIFGGYLYFHKAPNKEEFHQETCQKIKGLHLYDCLRANKSTSAWGIEARVLFLDKEFIKTAMDIDPGWKMV comes from the exons ATGAAATTTACA CTAAGTGATGATTGTGAAAGATTCGTATCTTTTCCTCCTGGGCATTTATACTCTAGCAAACAAG GAGGGCTGAGAAGGTGGTACAATCCACAATGGTTTTTGGAGAAGATACCATCTACTCCTTATGATCCCTTTGTTTTACACGAGGCTTTTGAGAAG GCTGTGTTAAAGAGACTTATGACAGATGTACCATTCGGTGTTCTTTTGTCCGGAGCATTGGACTCATCACTTGTTGCTGCTGTGGCTTGTCGCTATTTGGCTAAATCAGAAGCTGCACGTCAGTGGAGGTCGCAATTACATACCTTTTGTGTTGGCTTGGAG GGTTCTCCAGATTTGAAAGCAGCAAGAGAAGTTGCAGATTATCTTGGAACTCATCATCACGAGTTTCACTTTACTGTTCAG GAAGGCATAGATGCACTTGAAGAAGTTATCTACCATGTTGAGACATATGATGTGACCACTGTCAGAGCCAGCACTCCAATGTTTCTTATGTCTCATAAAATTAAATCTCTGGGTGTAAAAATGGTCCTTTCTGGTGAAGGTTCAGATGAAATCTTTGGTGGCTACTTGTATTTCCACAAGGCACCAAACAAGGAGGAGTTTCACCAAGAAACATGCCAGAAG ATTAAAGGTCTTCATCTGTATGACTGTCTGAGGGCCAACAAATCAACATCAGCTTGGGGTATTGAGGCTCGTGTACTGTTTCTTGACAAAGAATTCATCAAGACTGCTATGGACATTGATCCAGGATGGAAAATGGTATAG